One region of Solanum pennellii chromosome 6, SPENNV200 genomic DNA includes:
- the LOC107022152 gene encoding uncharacterized protein LOC107022152, whose product MTYGDLTSLIHFVAMELYKCWTCEKSGHKSPDCPKNKRKRKNINLLEVDDETKEKFLSILNEEESDSSFSSEEETEDEEFLNVAQDSGQQCNCQGAFCHCDRQSVRVLSDDSAEILFATIEHIKDNDARRSYLMELQKLVTKQKEKEVPRNVTPFSMKQIMQRYTDKREEPSINELRAEVNSLQQEVREVKSRLNKIDIDTLAKQFLKDAEVSLKGKEIATSDNEDEDNNSSNQSAPSSPKGIEDADSGADRNCIVEGLIPTKYLQKGTTKLYSDWENMSRPQVRPIAGRQPARSNPSGQTRESGPFAIRPEINHIRPDINRYSVLAQLPPIVHPELPQNSSSKMLVLKNPFQKEQEPSSSSSPSGELRFSQKQTSECYTMKQPAIFAEAVSPAGTKSPSKEKEKFEMISLQVFPILALDKE is encoded by the exons ATGACTTATGGAGATCTTACAAGTTTGATTCATTTCGTAGCAATGGAGCTAT ACAAGTGTTGGACTTGTGAAAAATCTGGACACAAATCTCCTGATTGTccgaaaaacaaaagaaaaaggaagaatatcAATCTTCTTGAAGTAGATGATGAAACTAAGGAAAAGTTTCTGTCTATATTAAACGAAGAAGAATCAGATTCATCTTTCTCTTCAGAAGAAGAAACTGAGGACGAAGAGTTCCTCAATGTTGCTCAAGATAGTGGACAACAATGCAATTGCCAAGGAGCATTTTGTCATTGTGATAGACAATCTGTTAGAGTACTCTCAGATGATTCTGCAGAAATCTTATTTGCAACTATTGAGCATATCAAAGATAATGATGCTCGAAGAAGCTATCTTATGGAGCTTCAAAAGCTTGTCACTAAACAGAAGGAGAAAGAAGTTCCACGGAATGTAACTCCTTTCAGCATGAAGCAAATCATGCAAAGATATACAGATAAGAGGGAAGAACCTTCTATCAATGAACTTCGAGCAGAAGTTAACTCCCTCCAACAAGAAGTTCGAGAAGTTAAGTCAAGACTTAACAAAATTGATATTGATACTTTAGCAAAACAATTTCTTAAGGATGCTGAAGTATCTCTTAAAGGAAAAGAGATTGCTACTTCAGATAACGAAGATGAAGATAACAACTCTTCCAATCAATCAGCCCCTTCATCACCTAAAGGTATTGAAGATGCAG ACAGTGGTGCAGATCGTAATTGCATTGTTGAAGGTTTAATTCCAACCAAGTACCTCCAGAAGGGAACTACCAAGTTATACAGCGACTG GGAAAATATGAGCAGACCGCAAGTTAGGCCCATAGCGGGTAGACAACCAGCCAGGTCCAATCCAAGTGGACAAACAAGAGAGTCAGGGCCATTTGCTATAAGGCCTGAAATAAACCATATTAGGCCTGATATAAACAGGTATTCAGTATTGGCCCAATTGCCGCCAATTGTTCATCCTGAGCTGCCACAGAATAGTTCATCAAAGATGTTAGTCTTGAAAAATCCCTTCCAAAAGGAGCAAGAACCCAGTTCATCCTCATCCCCGAGCGGAGAACTTAGATTTTCCCAAAAACAGACAAGTGAATGTTACACCATGAAACAGCCAGCCATTTTTGCTGAAGCAGTTTCTCCAGCAGGAACAAAGTCTCCTTccaaagagaaggaaaaatttgaaatgattTCTTTGCAGGTTTTCCCAATACTTGCTTTAGATAAAGAATAG